The following proteins are co-located in the Vigna unguiculata cultivar IT97K-499-35 chromosome 9, ASM411807v1, whole genome shotgun sequence genome:
- the LOC114164576 gene encoding alcohol dehydrogenase 1, translating to MSTAGQVIKCKAAVAWEAGKPLVMEEVEVAPPEAGEVRLKILYTSLCHTDVYFWEAKGQTPLFPRIFGHEAGGIVESVGEGVTHLKPGDHALPVFTGECGECAHCKSEESNMCDLLRINTDRGVMIHDGQTRFSIKGQPIYHFVGTSTFSEYTVVHAGCVAKVNPAAPLDKICVLSCGICTGLGATVNVAKPKPGSSVAIFGLGAVGLAAAEGARISGASRIIGVDLVSSRFEEAKKFGVNEFVNPKDHDKPVQQVIAEMTNGGVDRAVECTGSIQAMVSAFECVHDGWGVAVLVGVPNKDDAFKTHPVNFLNERTLKGTFYGNYKPRTDLPSVVEKYMNGELELEKFITHTVPFSEINKAFDYMLKGESIRCIIRMGE from the exons ATGAGCACAGCTGGTCAGGTCATCAAATGCAAAG CCGCGGTAGCATGGGAGGCAGGGAAGCCACTGGTGATGGAGGAAGTAGAGGTGGCACCACCAGAGGCTGGTGAAGTCCGTTTGAAGATCCTCTACACCTCTCTTTGCCACACTGATGTTTACTTCTGGGAAGCCAAG GGCCAGACACCATTGTTTCCTCGCATATTTGGTCATGAGGCTGGAGG GATTGTGGAGAGCGTAGGTGAGGGTGTGACTCATCTGAAACCCGGGGACCATGCTCTTCCTGTGTTTACAGGGGAGTGTGGGGAATGTGCACATTGTAAGTCAGAGGAGAGCAACATGTGTGATCTGCTGAGGATCAACACTGATCGCGGTGTCATGATCCATGATGGTCAAACAAGATTTTCTATAAAGGGACAACCTATTTACCATTTTGTTGGTACCTCTACGTTCAGTGAATACACTGTGGTTCATGCCGGATGTGTTGCCAAAGTCAACCCTGCTGCCCCACTTGACAAAATTTGTGTTCTCAGTTGTGGAATATGCACAG GTCTTGGGGCTACTGTCAATGTTGCAAAACCAAAACCTGGTTCTTCTGTTGCCATTTTTGGACTTGGAGCTGTTGGCCTTGCT GCTGCTGAAGGGGCAAGGATTTCCGGTGCATCAAGAATCATTGGGGTTGATTTAGTTTCAAGCCGATTTGAAGAAG CTAAGAAGTTTGGGGTCAATGAATTTGTGAACCCAAAAGACCATGACAAACCCGTACAACAG GTAATTGCTGAAATGACAAATGGGGGTGTGGATCGTGCTGTTGAATGTACTGGCAGCATTCAGGCCATGGTGTCAGCATTCGAATGTGTTCACGAT GGTTGGGGTGTTGCTGTACTTGTTGGAGTGCCAAACAAAGATGATGCATTCAAAACTCATCCAGTGAATTTTTTGAACGAGAGGACTCTTAAGGGTACCTTCTATGGTAACTACAAACCTCGCACTGATCTTCCTTCAGTTGTGGAGAAGTACATGAATGGG GAATTGGAACTGGAGAAATTCATCACTCACACCGTTCCATTCTCAGAAATTAACAAAGCTTTTGATTACATGCTGAAAGGGGAGTCCATCAGATGCATTATCCGTATGGGAGAGTAG